The Caulifigura coniformis genome includes a region encoding these proteins:
- the ispE gene encoding 4-(cytidine 5'-diphospho)-2-C-methyl-D-erythritol kinase, which produces MRSRWIGSALVVDAPAKLNLSLSVLGRRPDGYHELETVMVSVGLYDTLVIEPHDDRLELTCEGESGTLPGDDSNLVMRAAALLKSTAGVKHGAVMRLIKRIPMQAGMGGGSSDAAAALVGLNAFWDLRLSSSELHPLAAQLGSDINFFLDSPPLAICRGRGEVVEPQPLACPLWFVIAKPDRGLSTAAVFRQLDLADCGRADSRAIVDAAAQGHPGLIANLLSNDLQRPSRELSPEISDLLDRLQAMSLFRAQMTGSGSACFGVAAHREQATRAARRLKQQGVKDVFVARTAV; this is translated from the coding sequence ATGCGCAGCAGATGGATCGGCTCGGCGCTTGTCGTCGATGCGCCGGCAAAACTAAATCTGTCTCTGTCGGTCCTTGGCCGGCGGCCTGATGGCTATCACGAGTTGGAAACCGTGATGGTCTCGGTCGGCCTCTACGACACGCTCGTCATCGAGCCTCACGACGATCGGCTCGAGCTGACATGCGAGGGGGAGTCCGGAACACTTCCCGGTGATGATTCGAACCTGGTGATGCGTGCCGCCGCGCTGCTGAAGTCGACGGCAGGAGTCAAACACGGGGCCGTGATGCGGCTCATCAAGCGCATTCCGATGCAGGCCGGCATGGGAGGGGGCTCGAGCGATGCCGCCGCAGCGCTCGTCGGGCTGAACGCATTCTGGGACCTTCGACTCTCGTCCTCCGAACTCCATCCCCTGGCCGCTCAGCTCGGGAGCGACATCAACTTCTTTCTGGACTCCCCTCCCCTGGCGATCTGTCGGGGGCGGGGCGAGGTGGTCGAGCCGCAACCACTTGCCTGCCCGCTGTGGTTCGTCATCGCGAAACCGGATCGCGGACTCTCCACGGCGGCCGTCTTCCGGCAGCTCGACCTCGCAGACTGCGGAAGGGCGGACAGCCGCGCCATCGTGGACGCCGCCGCGCAGGGACATCCCGGACTGATCGCGAACCTGTTGAGTAACGACCTCCAGAGGCCGTCACGGGAACTGTCTCCGGAGATCTCGGACCTGCTCGATCGACTGCAGGCGATGTCCCTGTTCCGTGCCCAGATGACCGGGAGCGGATCGGCCTGTTTCGGCGTGGCTGCCCATCGCGAGCAGGCCACTCGTGCCGCGCGGCGCTTGAAGCAGCAGGGAGTGAAGGACGTGTTTGTGGCGCGAACGGCCGTTTGA
- a CDS encoding SpoVG family protein, translated as MRVSEVRIKLMSDPQDRLLAFCSITFDSCFVIRDLKIIKGSKGPFVAMPSRKLTDRCSKCGGKNTLRSAYCNHCGKKLAGERVNRGSDGRAKLYADIAHPINSECRDQIQARVVEAYENELVLAQQPGYICHYDDYGDDYDFGDAHYYDEPHSAPGGRIDQPARQPAQAPHAVDAERAARARTGGPGATKP; from the coding sequence ATGCGAGTCAGTGAAGTCCGCATCAAGCTGATGAGCGATCCGCAGGACCGCCTGCTCGCGTTCTGTTCGATCACGTTCGATTCGTGTTTTGTTATCCGGGATCTCAAGATCATCAAGGGGAGCAAAGGGCCCTTTGTCGCGATGCCCAGCCGGAAGCTGACCGATCGCTGCTCAAAGTGCGGCGGCAAGAACACGCTCCGCTCGGCCTATTGCAACCATTGCGGAAAGAAACTTGCCGGTGAACGTGTCAACCGCGGCTCGGACGGCCGGGCGAAGCTGTACGCCGACATCGCGCACCCGATCAATTCCGAGTGCCGCGACCAGATCCAGGCCAGGGTGGTCGAGGCGTACGAGAACGAACTCGTACTGGCGCAGCAGCCGGGCTACATCTGCCACTACGACGATTACGGCGACGACTACGATTTCGGCGATGCGCACTACTACGACGAGCCTCATTCGGCTCCGGGGGGACGGATCGACCAGCCGGCCCGGCAGCCGGCACAGGCGCCGCACGCCGTTGATGCCGAACGCGCCGCGAGGGCACGGACCGGGGGGCCCGGCGCGACGAAGCCCTGA
- a CDS encoding Maf family protein, with the protein MNNAPLILASRSPRRSELLGLLVRPERIVIRPPASADEPGFDDCQTINAVQDRLLEIARMKRVAVRSESSDLPDASILAADTTIVAESRTGDLAVLGQPPRESPSRPTVRRWFDEFYFHRPHVAMTAVTIERADGRTAECIAVTTVSFNRSRADWLDWYLSTSEPDGKAGGYAIQGLASMFVDRIEGSLTNVVGLPLAETRQLLLDMELV; encoded by the coding sequence GTGAACAACGCTCCCCTGATCCTCGCCTCCCGATCGCCGCGCCGGTCGGAACTTCTGGGCCTGCTGGTCCGCCCTGAGCGAATCGTCATTCGCCCGCCGGCCAGCGCCGACGAACCGGGCTTCGACGACTGCCAGACGATCAACGCCGTCCAGGACCGACTGCTGGAGATCGCCCGGATGAAGCGCGTGGCCGTCCGATCCGAGAGTAGCGATCTGCCAGATGCCTCCATCCTCGCGGCCGACACTACGATCGTGGCCGAATCACGCACGGGCGACCTCGCAGTGCTCGGGCAGCCGCCGCGCGAGTCGCCATCGCGGCCCACCGTGCGGCGATGGTTCGACGAGTTCTATTTCCACAGGCCGCATGTCGCGATGACGGCTGTCACGATCGAGCGGGCGGATGGACGGACGGCCGAGTGCATCGCGGTGACGACCGTGAGCTTCAACCGGTCGCGGGCCGACTGGCTCGACTGGTATCTCTCGACGAGCGAGCCCGACGGAAAGGCCGGGGGCTACGCCATCCAGGGCCTGGCCAGCATGTTCGTCGACCGCATTGAAGGAAGCCTGACGAACGTCGTCGGCCTGCCGCTGGCGGAGACGCGCCAACTCCTGCTCGACATGGAACTGGTCTAG
- the metF gene encoding methylenetetrahydrofolate reductase [NAD(P)H], translated as MTVLRQILENKPFCLSIEIFPPKSADADSALWENLERLMPYGPSFVSCTYGAGGSTRNRTVELCREIRTRFNVPATAHFTCVGSTIPELTDWLDVAAEAGIQNFMALRGDPPRGQEGFKPVDGGLSYANELVGLIRKTKPQSGIGVAGYPEKHPEAPDHDVDLSNLKRKVDAGADAVFTQLFFDNASFLRFRDRCRAAGITIPIIPGIMPITEFARIKRITQMCGAAFPEALAARLEAVQDDLDAQFKIGVEFAIEQCRELCREGAQGIHFYALNRSSACEQILDALDQPGAARKPA; from the coding sequence ATGACCGTCCTTCGCCAAATCCTCGAGAACAAGCCGTTCTGTCTCTCCATTGAGATCTTTCCCCCGAAATCTGCGGACGCAGACTCGGCCCTGTGGGAGAATCTCGAGCGGCTGATGCCTTACGGCCCGTCGTTCGTGTCGTGCACCTATGGGGCAGGCGGCAGCACGCGCAACCGGACGGTTGAACTCTGCCGCGAAATCCGCACCCGCTTCAACGTTCCGGCGACCGCGCATTTCACCTGCGTCGGCTCGACGATCCCGGAACTGACCGATTGGCTCGATGTGGCCGCGGAGGCCGGCATTCAGAACTTCATGGCGCTGCGGGGCGATCCGCCCCGCGGCCAGGAAGGGTTCAAGCCGGTCGATGGAGGTCTGAGCTATGCCAATGAGCTTGTCGGGCTGATCCGGAAGACCAAGCCGCAGTCCGGAATCGGCGTCGCCGGGTATCCCGAGAAGCATCCGGAGGCGCCCGACCACGATGTCGACCTGTCGAACCTCAAGCGCAAGGTCGATGCGGGAGCCGACGCCGTCTTCACGCAGCTCTTTTTCGACAACGCGAGCTTCCTCCGTTTCCGCGATCGTTGCCGGGCTGCCGGAATCACGATCCCAATCATTCCCGGCATCATGCCGATCACCGAGTTCGCGCGCATCAAACGCATCACTCAGATGTGCGGCGCGGCATTCCCCGAGGCGCTCGCGGCGAGGCTGGAAGCGGTGCAGGACGATCTGGATGCCCAATTCAAGATCGGAGTCGAGTTCGCCATCGAGCAGTGCCGGGAGCTCTGCCGGGAAGGGGCGCAGGGAATTCACTTCTATGCGCTGAACCGTTCCTCGGCCTGCGAGCAGATTCTGGACGCCCTCGACCAGCCAGGCGCGGCCCGGAAGCCTGCCTGA